From Treponema sp. OMZ 787:
TAAATCAATTATCTTGTTCTTTTTTTTGTTTTATTCCGGTTAAAATCAAATTTATACATAGACCTATTCCGCATACAACAATAAAAGAATCGGCAGCATTAAATGTAGGCCAGCGTTCCATTCCCAAAATACCAAAAAATTTTACATCTATAAAGTCGACAACGCCTTCAGATCTAAAAAAGCGGTCTATAATATTTCCGAAGCCTCCGCCTATTATTCCGCATATAAACCATCTTTGAGCTTTTGTCAATTCCGCAGATCTCATATATGCCCCGATAAGGGCTAGCAAAAGTAAAAATGGTAAAAAAACCAAGAATATCTTTCTTGGAATTTCTCCGAAACCGGCTCCAAGACTGAAGGCTGCCCCGGTATTGTATACAAACCTTAAATTTAAAAGGTCCCCGATTAACGGAATCACTTCATTTACGGACATATATTTTACAACCAAAATTTTGGTAACTTGGTCTACAATAATAACTATTGCAGTAAGTAAAAAAGGAAGATAATAATCTTTTTTATTGTTCACAGGATCCTGCCTTATAATACATATAAATTTTGTTCTTTTGATCGGCGTGTATTAACATACCGGGTTAAGTCTGTCATGTTTTGGACTATGATTCTGTCATCATAAACCGATATACGGCCTTGATCGATAAACTTACGCATATTGTCTTCGGTTTCTTCTTTTGAAAGACCCGCCCAACGGGAAACCTCTTCAATTGTGGTATCAAAGGTTCTCATCTCCGTTGTTCTGTCAAGACTAGGCTGGGTTTCATCCAACATGAGAAAAACATCAGCTATTCTTGCAGGCTTGTCTTCAATAGTTAAAATCATAAACCTCCGTCTTTGTGCATAGATTCGCCTTACAAAGGTTTTTAAAAGACGCATGGCAATGGCCGGATTTCCCTTCATTAATATTTCAAAGTTTTCTTTATTGAATTCGAGGGCCATCACATCGTCATAAGCTATGGCTGAGGCCGAACGCGGAGAGTTATCCAATATGGCCATCTCTCCGAAGATCTCCCCGGGCTGCAAAATATCAAGATTCTTTTCAAATCCGTTTATAATCTTTATAAGCTGAACTCGTCCTGACTGTATCAAGTAGAATGATGAGCCGGGCTCAAATTCTGCAAATATAACAGACCCTTTAGGAAATTTTTTTGCAAATCGTGAAAATGAAGAAAAAAGATCCGACATAGTTTACGCTCCTTGCAGGCGGCTGCTGCATTCTTTTTGCAGTTCCCGAATTTTACCTATTATACCGGCACCCGACAAGATTGCAGCCTTATCAAAAAAGGCTATTGCCTTATCGGGTCTTTCCATATCCATATAACACATACCAAGATACATTAGGGCATCTCCTATTTTTACAGACTTGGGATGTTGAGAAATAAAGCCCGTTAAAAGCTGTAAACAGCGTACATATTCTTTTTTTGCATACAAACTTTTTCCGGCACCTATATAGGCATTATCTGTAATTTCTTCTCCGGCACCGGCTTCAATTACTGCATGGTATTGATCATAAGCGGCTTCATACTCTTCTTTTTCAAAAAGATCTTCAGCCTTATTATACGCAAGATGAACGGTTCCGTCAGAAACAGGAGCCGGTTTTTCGTGCGGCATGATAACAGTCTCATTATTATGTC
This genomic window contains:
- a CDS encoding Crp/Fnr family transcriptional regulator; the encoded protein is MSDLFSSFSRFAKKFPKGSVIFAEFEPGSSFYLIQSGRVQLIKIINGFEKNLDILQPGEIFGEMAILDNSPRSASAIAYDDVMALEFNKENFEILMKGNPAIAMRLLKTFVRRIYAQRRRFMILTIEDKPARIADVFLMLDETQPSLDRTTEMRTFDTTIEEVSRWAGLSKEETEDNMRKFIDQGRISVYDDRIIVQNMTDLTRYVNTRRSKEQNLYVL
- the lspA gene encoding signal peptidase II, whose translation is MNNKKDYYLPFLLTAIVIIVDQVTKILVVKYMSVNEVIPLIGDLLNLRFVYNTGAAFSLGAGFGEIPRKIFLVFLPFLLLLALIGAYMRSAELTKAQRWFICGIIGGGFGNIIDRFFRSEGVVDFIDVKFFGILGMERWPTFNAADSFIVVCGIGLCINLILTGIKQKKEQDN